A window of Cryptomeria japonica chromosome 3, Sugi_1.0, whole genome shotgun sequence contains these coding sequences:
- the LOC131059721 gene encoding protein H2A.7, with amino-acid sequence MAGRGKSAEGKKAVSRSSKAGLQFPVGRIARFLKAGKYAERVGAGAPVYLAAVLEYLAAELLELAGNAARDNKKTRIIPRHIQLAVRNDEELSKLLGAVTIANGGVLPNIHGVLLPKKLGGAKGGAGEAEA; translated from the exons ATGGCGGGCAGAGGAAAATCAGCAGAGGGAAAGAAGGCTGTCTCAAGAAGCTCAAAGGCAGGTCTTCAGTTTCCTGTTGGACGTATTGCCAGGTTTCTCAAGGCCGGCAAATATGCCGAGCGGGTTGGAGCAGGTGCCCCGGTTTACCTTGCAGCCGTTCTGGAATATCTTGCGGCTGAG TTGCTTGAGCTGGCTGGAAACGCTGCAAGGGATAATAAGAAGACAAGGATCATCCCTCGTCATATTCAATTGGCAGTGAGGAACGATGAGGAGTTGAGCAAGCTTTTGGGAGCTGTTACCATTGCCAATGGCGGAGTTCTGCCTAATATTCATGGTGTTCTTCTGCCTAAGAAGTTGGGCGGTGCCAAGGGTGGGGCTGGTGAGGCCGAGGCCTGA